The following proteins are encoded in a genomic region of Chitinispirillum alkaliphilum:
- a CDS encoding alpha-glucosidase: MKFYKSADGVIKLSLGNPFPTGAVLYQDFKREDISIPYKSLSVTKGVTKILFSLAEEDVIFGLGQNVRGMNKRGFRYESFCSDEPNHTPDKSSLYGAHDFFTVLGKKTWGLYIDFPGKITYDLGYKWSDILEITIENENFNCYYFEGGIKNIITCFRKLIGRNYVPPKWAFGYQQSRWSYPNADAINNLVQRFGEHDLPCDVVYLDIDYMDNFKDFTISSERFPEFEPLIEALKNRGIKLIPIMDAGVKIEPGYEVYEEGVENGYFCTDESGSPFVGAVWPGKVHFPDFLQEKVRLWFGKKFHSLLKSGIEGFWIDMNEPAIFYSQQGLKHLFDFFKEIEGREIDVYAYFKLKDSIYHLSNSARDYKSIYHQADGKKINHYDVHNIYGHNMTCSAVQGFQTYDANKRFLILTRASHVATVRYSGLWTGDNHAWWEHLKLGIQMIPSLNMIGFLYSGSDTGGFQGHADAELITRWFQFSMFTPLFRNHSALGTLSQEPWAFGGKTLQRLKNTLRLRYALVPFLYSEFMKATLSYDMLFSHLAINYGLDPHVLRIEDQLLFGESLMLTPLYEQNSRGRHVYLPEKMVLWKMKSYESVSKEQFEPLAAGHHYIDIDIDQIPVFIRPDKMIVLVAPKNRVSELDHSRLLVIACIENSARYTLYNDDGVSNDYQKGVSVKTEIDIINTGKEYRFSVDTSDHELKEVEFILLDGSGEYSTEIMTF; this comes from the coding sequence ATGAAATTTTATAAATCAGCGGACGGGGTGATTAAACTAAGCCTTGGAAATCCGTTTCCTACCGGAGCTGTGCTTTATCAGGACTTCAAAAGGGAAGATATTTCAATTCCATATAAATCCCTGTCGGTCACAAAAGGGGTTACAAAAATTTTGTTTTCACTCGCAGAAGAGGATGTGATCTTTGGGTTAGGGCAAAATGTCAGGGGAATGAATAAACGCGGATTCAGGTATGAGTCATTTTGCTCTGATGAACCGAATCACACACCCGATAAATCTTCACTTTACGGAGCCCATGACTTTTTTACTGTGCTGGGGAAAAAAACCTGGGGGTTGTACATAGATTTCCCCGGGAAGATAACCTATGACTTAGGGTATAAGTGGTCTGATATTTTGGAGATAACCATTGAAAACGAAAACTTTAATTGCTATTACTTTGAAGGGGGTATAAAGAATATAATCACCTGTTTCAGAAAGCTGATAGGCAGGAATTATGTTCCTCCCAAATGGGCCTTTGGTTATCAGCAGAGTCGGTGGAGCTACCCCAATGCAGATGCGATAAACAATCTGGTTCAAAGGTTCGGGGAGCATGACTTACCATGTGATGTGGTTTATCTGGATATCGACTACATGGATAATTTTAAGGACTTCACCATCAGTTCTGAGAGATTTCCTGAATTTGAGCCCTTAATAGAAGCTCTGAAAAACAGAGGGATAAAGTTGATTCCCATAATGGATGCGGGAGTAAAGATCGAACCAGGGTATGAAGTATATGAAGAGGGTGTTGAGAATGGTTATTTTTGCACTGATGAGTCGGGTTCTCCATTTGTGGGTGCGGTCTGGCCGGGAAAGGTCCATTTTCCCGATTTCTTGCAGGAAAAGGTCCGGTTATGGTTTGGTAAAAAGTTCCACTCCCTGCTGAAATCTGGTATCGAAGGGTTTTGGATCGATATGAATGAACCCGCTATTTTCTACTCTCAACAGGGTTTAAAACATCTGTTTGACTTTTTCAAAGAGATTGAAGGCAGAGAAATAGATGTATATGCCTATTTCAAACTTAAAGACTCCATTTATCATCTTTCTAATTCTGCCAGAGATTACAAAAGTATATATCACCAGGCAGATGGGAAAAAAATAAACCACTATGATGTTCATAATATTTACGGACACAACATGACATGCTCTGCGGTTCAGGGATTTCAAACCTACGATGCAAACAAACGGTTCCTTATTCTGACCCGGGCATCCCACGTGGCAACGGTAAGATACTCCGGCTTGTGGACAGGAGATAACCATGCCTGGTGGGAACATCTCAAGTTGGGCATTCAAATGATCCCTTCTCTGAACATGATCGGCTTTCTCTACTCCGGCAGTGACACCGGGGGATTTCAGGGACATGCGGATGCAGAGCTTATAACCAGATGGTTTCAGTTCAGTATGTTTACCCCTCTTTTCAGAAATCACTCTGCACTTGGTACTCTTTCCCAGGAACCCTGGGCTTTTGGTGGAAAAACTCTGCAGCGTCTCAAAAACACTTTAAGATTGCGGTATGCACTTGTACCCTTTCTTTATTCAGAATTTATGAAAGCCACGCTCTCATATGATATGCTCTTTTCTCATCTGGCCATAAACTATGGTCTTGACCCTCATGTTCTGAGAATAGAAGATCAGTTGTTATTCGGGGAATCACTGATGCTGACACCTCTTTACGAACAAAACAGCAGAGGACGTCACGTTTACCTGCCGGAAAAAATGGTGTTGTGGAAAATGAAATCATATGAGTCTGTGTCCAAAGAACAGTTTGAGCCGCTTGCTGCCGGACACCACTATATCGATATCGATATCGATCAGATACCCGTTTTTATAAGGCCTGATAAGATGATTGTACTTGTTGCGCCAAAAAACAGAGTGAGTGAACTTGATCATTCAAGGCTTCTTGTGATCGCTTGTATAGAAAATTCAGCCCGTTATACTCTATACAATGATGATGGTGTGAGTAATGATTATCAAAAAGGTGTATCTGTAAAAACTGAAATTGACATAATAAACACGGGAAAAGAGTATAGGTTTTCTGTGGACACCAGCGATCATGAATTAAAAGAGGTCGAATTCATTCTGTTGGATGGAAGTGGTGAATATTCAACTGAAATCATGACCTTCTGA
- a CDS encoding Topoisomerase IV subunit A, which translates to MAFFNNLYNTNFLEYASYVIKDRAIPHIDDGLKPVQRRILHTLFELDDGKFHKVANVVGMCMRYHPHGDASIGDALVTLSNKELFIDKQGNFGNIHTGDPASAVRYIECRLSPLARETLFNPEITNFIDSYDGRNREPVTLPSKLPVLLALGAEGIAVGMSTRILPHNLIELLKAQIASLRGEQHPVYPDFLTGGLADVSEYNDGNGKILVRAKLDTSDPKRIVIRQLPFGSTTQSLIASIEAAARKGKLKISGISDFTAEDVEIEVRLARGVRTEDTVDALYAFTDCEASVSVSLMLIKDDKPVVMSVSEVVRHNALKLVEILKAELKLEEGQLKDKLHAKTLEQIFIENRIYKQIEEQTTAHDVVDAVFDGLAPFQKIIKREVTEEDVERLLRIPIRRISAYDINKAKKEMREIKNRLKEIKEALGAIVDYSVGFLEKLIEKYGRDYPRLTKLISFKKVDVREAAQRNLKLRYDRDTGYLGYEVNGNVLLDVSQYDRVLVIRKSGAYSVIDVPDKIFVDKGMLYCGFVDKDVVFSVLYRDNQTKFPYLKRCRIDKFILNKGYTLIPDKCTIMKMTTDTEGIVNVEYKPKPRLKVLEETFILQDFLVKGIKANGVRLANKEVRTAKFSGG; encoded by the coding sequence ATGGCATTTTTCAATAATCTTTATAATACAAATTTTCTCGAGTACGCATCTTATGTGATAAAGGACCGAGCCATTCCACATATCGATGACGGGCTTAAGCCTGTTCAGCGCAGAATACTCCACACCCTCTTTGAGCTGGATGATGGAAAATTCCATAAGGTGGCAAATGTAGTGGGTATGTGCATGAGGTATCATCCTCATGGGGATGCTTCTATCGGAGATGCTCTTGTAACACTTTCAAACAAAGAACTGTTTATTGACAAGCAGGGTAATTTCGGAAATATCCATACCGGTGATCCGGCATCTGCGGTAAGGTATATCGAGTGCCGCCTTTCACCGCTGGCAAGAGAGACCCTGTTTAATCCTGAAATCACAAACTTCATAGATTCCTATGACGGGAGGAACAGGGAACCTGTCACCCTGCCTTCAAAGCTTCCGGTGCTTCTTGCCCTTGGTGCAGAGGGGATCGCAGTGGGGATGTCTACAAGGATTTTGCCCCATAATCTTATTGAGCTCCTTAAGGCACAGATCGCTTCCCTCAGAGGTGAGCAGCACCCTGTGTACCCTGATTTCCTGACCGGTGGCCTGGCGGATGTATCTGAATACAATGACGGCAACGGGAAAATACTGGTCAGGGCAAAGCTCGATACGAGTGATCCTAAAAGAATAGTGATTCGTCAGCTCCCCTTTGGAAGCACAACCCAGTCTCTCATAGCTTCCATAGAGGCTGCCGCAAGAAAAGGGAAACTGAAAATATCGGGCATAAGTGATTTCACTGCAGAGGATGTGGAGATTGAGGTAAGGCTTGCCCGCGGCGTGCGCACAGAGGATACTGTTGATGCGTTATATGCCTTTACAGACTGTGAAGCATCAGTATCAGTTTCTCTGATGCTCATAAAAGATGATAAGCCGGTTGTGATGTCTGTATCGGAAGTGGTAAGGCACAATGCTTTAAAACTGGTTGAGATTCTTAAGGCAGAGCTGAAACTGGAAGAGGGTCAGCTTAAGGATAAGCTTCACGCCAAAACACTGGAACAGATATTCATCGAGAATAGAATATATAAGCAGATCGAGGAACAGACCACTGCTCATGATGTGGTCGATGCCGTTTTTGATGGACTTGCTCCTTTCCAAAAAATTATCAAAAGAGAAGTAACAGAAGAGGATGTGGAGAGGTTGCTCAGGATCCCTATCAGACGTATCTCGGCTTACGATATCAATAAAGCCAAAAAGGAGATGCGGGAGATAAAAAATAGACTCAAAGAGATTAAGGAGGCTCTTGGCGCAATTGTCGATTATTCTGTAGGGTTTTTGGAAAAGTTAATAGAAAAATATGGCAGGGATTATCCAAGGCTTACCAAGCTGATCTCGTTTAAAAAAGTTGATGTTAGAGAGGCTGCCCAGAGAAATCTTAAACTCCGTTATGACAGGGACACCGGGTATCTGGGGTATGAAGTCAATGGAAACGTTCTGTTGGATGTCTCTCAGTATGACAGAGTTCTGGTGATCAGAAAATCGGGGGCGTATTCTGTAATCGATGTTCCCGATAAAATCTTCGTGGATAAGGGGATGCTCTATTGCGGTTTTGTAGATAAGGACGTTGTGTTCAGTGTATTATATAGGGATAATCAGACAAAGTTTCCCTATCTTAAAAGGTGCAGGATAGATAAATTTATTCTCAACAAGGGGTACACGCTGATTCCCGACAAATGTACAATCATGAAAATGACCACCGATACTGAAGGGATAGTGAATGTTGAGTATAAGCCAAAGCCCCGTCTCAAGGTACTGGAGGAGACTTTTATACTGCAGGATTTTCTTGTCAAGGGAATAAAAGCCAATGGTGTCAGATTGGCAAATAAGGAAGTTAGAACTGCAAAATTTTCCGGCGGGTGA
- a CDS encoding Topoisomerase IV subunit B, which translates to MGKNVSSPVYDESKIKTLSSLEHIRLRSGMYIGRLGDGSNPDDGIYVLIKEVIDNAVDEYIMGFGKKVEVKIDSGKVSVRDYGRGIPLGKVIDCVSVINTGAKYNDDVFQFSVGLNGVGTKAVNALSTFFRVCSFREGQYFEAIFERGKLKSKKSGKAKAQANGTLIEFIPDTEIFGDYSFNYEYIEQRLWNYAYLNTGLKLYFGKQKFESKNGLLDLLRDEVGDSVYYKIGHYRGKQLEFAFTHTKSYGETCFSFVNGQHTNDGGTHLSAFREGVLKGVNEFFKKNYSGVDVREGIAGAVAVKIKTPIFESQTKNKLGNTEIRGWIVSEVKSAVVDFLHKNTEAARALESKIVQNEKLRTDLNKVKKEAKEAAKRIEIKIPNLKDCKYHLGDGSKGENSTIFITEGQSAGGSIISARDVYTQAIYTLKGKPLNVFGKTRAAIYRNEELYDMMMALGIEEDIEKLRYNKVVLATDADVDGFHIRNLLLTFFFTYFEELVLAGHIYILETPLFRVRNKKVTRYCYSEKERDKASAEISYPEVTRFKGLGEISPKEFGQFIGPDMRLVEVNVKSVKDIPDTLTFYMGKNTPERREYIMENLI; encoded by the coding sequence ATGGGTAAAAACGTTTCCTCACCGGTTTATGATGAAAGTAAGATCAAGACCCTCAGTTCTCTTGAGCATATCCGTCTCAGAAGTGGAATGTATATTGGTCGCCTTGGCGATGGATCAAATCCTGATGATGGAATATATGTACTTATAAAAGAGGTAATAGATAATGCGGTTGATGAATATATCATGGGTTTTGGGAAAAAAGTTGAAGTGAAAATAGACTCCGGGAAAGTCTCTGTCAGGGATTATGGGCGGGGGATACCTCTTGGGAAGGTTATAGACTGTGTATCTGTTATAAACACCGGTGCAAAGTATAATGATGATGTCTTTCAGTTCAGTGTGGGACTCAACGGGGTCGGAACAAAAGCGGTCAATGCACTCTCAACCTTTTTTAGGGTGTGCTCTTTCAGGGAAGGCCAGTATTTTGAGGCGATCTTTGAGCGGGGAAAGCTTAAATCAAAAAAGAGCGGTAAAGCAAAAGCTCAGGCTAACGGAACACTGATTGAGTTTATTCCCGATACAGAAATCTTTGGTGACTATAGTTTCAACTATGAGTATATCGAACAGCGGTTATGGAATTATGCCTATCTTAACACCGGGCTAAAGCTCTACTTCGGTAAGCAGAAGTTTGAATCCAAAAACGGTCTTCTCGATCTTCTCAGGGATGAGGTTGGGGACTCTGTTTATTACAAAATAGGGCATTATCGCGGAAAACAGCTCGAGTTCGCCTTCACTCACACAAAAAGCTATGGGGAAACCTGTTTTTCTTTTGTAAATGGACAGCACACAAATGATGGCGGTACTCATTTAAGTGCTTTCAGGGAAGGGGTGCTCAAGGGGGTAAATGAGTTTTTCAAAAAGAACTACTCCGGAGTTGATGTGCGTGAGGGGATCGCTGGAGCTGTTGCTGTTAAAATAAAAACACCTATCTTTGAGTCGCAGACCAAAAACAAGTTGGGTAATACAGAAATCAGAGGCTGGATTGTCTCCGAGGTTAAAAGTGCCGTGGTTGACTTTCTTCACAAGAACACAGAGGCAGCACGTGCTCTGGAAAGTAAAATCGTTCAGAATGAGAAACTCCGCACAGATCTTAACAAAGTCAAAAAAGAGGCCAAGGAAGCCGCAAAGAGAATAGAGATTAAAATCCCCAATCTTAAAGACTGCAAATATCATCTGGGGGATGGGTCTAAAGGGGAAAACTCAACCATTTTCATAACCGAGGGGCAGTCTGCAGGCGGCTCCATAATTTCTGCCCGCGATGTCTATACTCAGGCGATCTATACTCTTAAAGGTAAACCCCTGAATGTGTTTGGAAAAACCCGGGCCGCAATCTACCGCAACGAAGAACTCTACGACATGATGATGGCCCTGGGGATAGAAGAGGATATCGAAAAGCTCAGGTATAACAAGGTGGTTCTGGCAACCGATGCCGATGTGGACGGGTTTCATATAAGAAATCTTCTGCTGACCTTTTTCTTTACCTATTTTGAAGAGCTGGTATTAGCGGGCCATATCTATATCCTTGAAACCCCTCTTTTCCGGGTAAGAAATAAAAAGGTTACACGTTACTGTTACAGTGAAAAGGAGCGAGATAAAGCTTCTGCAGAGATCAGCTATCCTGAGGTAACAAGGTTTAAGGGACTGGGTGAGATATCGCCAAAGGAATTTGGTCAGTTCATTGGTCCCGACATGAGACTTGTAGAAGTCAATGTTAAGAGTGTAAAGGATATTCCTGATACCCTTACATTTTATATGGGCAAAAACACACCCGAGCGGCGTGAGTATATAATGGAGAATCTTATCTGA
- a CDS encoding Oxidoreductase, aldo/keto reductase family translates to MELSKIIIGAMRFKDRHSAIKVIRTAIDYGFNYVDTSPYYCYENEKENSESWVGEAVNHPDYAKRVLVSAKCSPGNGGYQLGEFNQVAGFGVRTKEQLKHMFNQSLKRQNRKSFDFYQLWTTHTMEQLNEAFKPGGWYDGLLELKNSYKQIGVTTHAETPTIMQFLKTGKFSMVTIPFNVVNRTREGILDYCIEKGIKVIAMNPLAGGFLAQDERLKELALRYLMALPNVHVLIGFSSVEEVEYANWIQKTTPEGGGDAQKILEEVESMINSEEPRCTSCGYCAPCPQDINLGACLSYYNLAHYMNMGSAVEAFREKQWEEGLKLEKCNSCGLCSSRCPNKLPLREIISSAKTVLYE, encoded by the coding sequence ATGGAACTCAGCAAAATAATTATCGGTGCGATGCGCTTCAAAGACAGACATTCTGCAATAAAGGTGATTCGCACTGCAATAGATTACGGTTTTAACTACGTTGATACCTCCCCCTATTATTGTTATGAAAACGAAAAGGAAAACTCAGAGAGCTGGGTGGGTGAAGCAGTTAATCATCCTGATTATGCCAAAAGGGTTTTAGTCAGCGCCAAGTGTTCTCCGGGTAATGGCGGGTATCAGCTTGGTGAGTTCAATCAGGTGGCAGGATTTGGGGTTCGTACAAAAGAGCAGCTTAAACATATGTTCAACCAATCCCTCAAACGCCAGAACCGCAAGAGCTTTGATTTCTATCAGCTCTGGACCACTCACACTATGGAGCAGCTCAACGAAGCATTCAAACCCGGAGGCTGGTATGATGGCTTACTTGAGCTTAAAAACAGCTACAAACAGATCGGGGTCACAACCCACGCCGAAACTCCAACGATTATGCAGTTCCTTAAAACCGGAAAATTCTCAATGGTCACAATCCCCTTCAACGTTGTTAACAGAACCCGTGAAGGTATTCTGGATTACTGCATAGAGAAAGGGATAAAAGTCATAGCGATGAACCCCCTTGCAGGTGGATTTTTGGCTCAGGATGAGCGACTCAAGGAGCTGGCTCTTCGCTACCTTATGGCCCTTCCAAATGTTCATGTTCTCATAGGATTCTCTTCCGTTGAGGAGGTGGAGTACGCAAACTGGATTCAGAAAACAACTCCTGAGGGGGGCGGTGATGCGCAAAAAATCCTTGAGGAAGTTGAATCGATGATCAACTCTGAAGAGCCCAGGTGTACCTCATGTGGCTACTGTGCACCTTGCCCGCAGGATATCAATCTGGGTGCATGCCTCTCTTACTACAATCTTGCTCATTATATGAACATGGGTTCAGCGGTTGAAGCATTCAGGGAAAAGCAGTGGGAAGAGGGGCTAAAACTTGAAAAATGCAATTCATGTGGCCTCTGCTCAAGCCGCTGTCCAAATAAGTTGCCGTTAAGGGAGATAATCTCCAGTGCCAAAACTGTTTTATATGAATGA
- a CDS encoding Rubrerythrin — MSIVFNAEEIFSIGIQIEKNGRIFYEQAAKQTSDPQVKKLFSELADWEGKHVEVFEDLKKGVPTESQSGEFSDPENMAYQYLSASASDKVFVKEEDIVSIAASASTPQEALEIAIGFEKDSVIYYTTMKHIVRDDLGKDKLDLLIKEEINHIGQLTQELKSLA, encoded by the coding sequence ATGTCGATTGTCTTTAATGCAGAGGAAATATTTTCAATAGGTATTCAGATAGAAAAAAACGGCCGTATTTTCTATGAACAGGCTGCCAAGCAAACATCTGATCCTCAGGTTAAAAAACTGTTCAGCGAACTGGCTGACTGGGAGGGGAAACATGTAGAGGTTTTCGAAGATCTTAAAAAAGGCGTGCCCACCGAATCGCAAAGCGGAGAATTCTCCGATCCGGAAAACATGGCCTACCAATATCTTTCAGCTTCTGCTTCTGACAAAGTTTTCGTTAAAGAGGAAGATATTGTTTCGATTGCAGCTTCTGCGTCCACTCCGCAGGAAGCACTTGAAATTGCCATCGGGTTCGAGAAGGATTCTGTTATCTACTACACCACCATGAAACATATAGTCAGAGATGATCTTGGAAAAGATAAACTGGATCTGCTTATTAAAGAAGAAATAAACCATATCGGACAGTTAACTCAGGAACTCAAATCACTCGCCTAA
- a CDS encoding Rare lipoprotein A, which produces MKNNSFALVISVVLLLPIYGCTAHPRYLSNSRPDTTATLQPRTPPANRNGSYTFHEEGYASFYADKFHGRQTANGEIFDMHKLTAAHKDLPFNTVVRVTNLNNNRSIVVRINDRGPFVENRVIDLSYRAAQQIGMIEEGIVPVKIEIKNE; this is translated from the coding sequence ATGAAAAACAATTCATTTGCTTTAGTGATATCTGTTGTCTTACTTTTGCCAATTTACGGTTGCACCGCACATCCAAGATACCTCAGCAATTCCCGTCCCGATACGACAGCAACACTGCAGCCACGCACTCCCCCGGCAAACAGAAACGGCAGTTACACCTTTCATGAAGAAGGTTATGCATCATTTTACGCTGATAAATTTCACGGAAGACAAACTGCCAATGGTGAAATTTTTGACATGCACAAATTGACTGCAGCACATAAGGATCTGCCCTTCAACACGGTAGTAAGAGTGACCAACCTCAACAACAACAGATCTATCGTGGTAAGAATCAACGACCGTGGTCCATTTGTGGAGAACCGGGTAATAGATCTTTCCTACCGCGCGGCTCAGCAGATCGGTATGATTGAAGAGGGTATCGTACCTGTGAAAATAGAGATCAAAAATGAGTAG
- a CDS encoding Type IV fimbrial assembly protein PilC, which produces MPRFSYEARDYNNHFYSGTMEEATYDDVLEGLTNKGLIPVNVFEFNFDGTRKNVSLSDRINNAILKMQTKVPYKSVVFFTRQLATMIEGGVPLSKSLEQLAKAEQPVFKKIILQVAEDISTGHTFSDALAKHPGAFNNMYIAVIRSGELSGALSKVLDQMSTYLENVEAMKSKVKAALRYPIFIGGFVTLLIIGILWKLVPVFQGVYSSLGGQLPRPTVILIGASDFVRFNIPLVFAGVIFLYILFRISMTNDGFKTAIHKNMFRLPIFGNILRKNILATYCRTMALLMNSGTSILEATQIAGAVVNNKLYAKSLESVYANLRQGEMLSSALEKTGVFPVLVVQLVSTGEEAGRVDTLLIKAAEFYEREIKNVVDSLASIIEPVLIILLSAIVGSILVALYFPIFNVGRLIQ; this is translated from the coding sequence ATGCCACGTTTTTCTTATGAAGCCAGAGATTACAACAATCACTTTTACAGCGGAACAATGGAAGAGGCTACATACGATGATGTGCTTGAGGGTTTAACCAACAAGGGACTAATCCCTGTAAATGTGTTTGAATTCAATTTCGATGGCACCAGGAAAAATGTCTCCTTAAGCGATAGAATCAACAACGCAATCCTGAAAATGCAAACCAAGGTTCCCTACAAATCTGTGGTTTTTTTCACCAGACAGCTCGCTACCATGATCGAAGGTGGTGTACCGCTATCAAAATCTCTGGAGCAACTGGCCAAAGCTGAACAGCCGGTTTTCAAGAAAATAATCCTCCAGGTAGCAGAAGACATCTCTACCGGCCACACTTTTTCTGATGCGCTTGCAAAGCACCCTGGTGCGTTTAACAATATGTATATCGCAGTTATACGATCAGGTGAACTATCCGGTGCCCTGAGCAAAGTGCTAGATCAAATGTCAACTTATCTGGAAAACGTTGAAGCGATGAAATCAAAGGTTAAAGCAGCCTTGAGATACCCGATCTTCATTGGCGGATTCGTTACTTTACTGATAATTGGTATACTTTGGAAACTCGTTCCGGTTTTTCAGGGGGTTTACTCTTCACTGGGTGGCCAGCTCCCCAGGCCCACAGTTATACTCATTGGCGCTTCAGACTTTGTCCGTTTCAATATTCCGTTGGTATTTGCAGGTGTAATCTTTCTATACATTCTTTTCAGAATCTCTATGACCAACGATGGTTTCAAAACAGCCATTCACAAAAACATGTTTAGATTACCCATCTTTGGTAACATTCTCAGAAAAAACATACTCGCAACTTATTGTCGCACCATGGCTCTTCTCATGAACTCTGGTACTTCTATACTTGAAGCCACACAGATAGCAGGAGCAGTCGTCAACAACAAGCTCTATGCAAAATCACTCGAATCCGTTTACGCTAATTTGCGACAGGGCGAGATGCTAAGTTCTGCACTGGAAAAAACAGGCGTGTTTCCGGTGCTGGTTGTTCAGCTGGTTTCTACAGGGGAAGAGGCTGGGAGAGTTGACACTTTACTAATTAAGGCAGCTGAATTTTACGAGCGCGAAATAAAAAACGTTGTCGATTCACTCGCATCCATAATAGAGCCCGTTCTCATAATTTTATTAAGCGCAATAGTTGGTTCGATTCTCGTTGCACTCTATTTCCCTATCTTTAATGTTGGCCGACTCATACAATGA
- a CDS encoding Type IV pilus biogenesis protein PilM, with protein MQKKKAISVGIETNSHFLRAVKLGRNEKSKTHTILGMEEIRGDYSNDQNLVDSLKKVKDKLSISPFDRVITCLGGKKTFVYQLKFRRLPEEEMKNALRLEIRKSLPFDISAAIIDYLISGESNQAEDYDQVIVTAVTSTLLNRHLGVFKRAGIKPVIVDLLPLAAANSFWESNRGITASDSTQVMLHIGPKFTNIIIDGNKSSFFHRTVYFDAIEVFDGDQNTSNTNLFKNSKLLDLRDEVMRTLTFYSNSFNHSDFSSIHLMGDFSNKDMAEFFLKHSNIPTEVNDLARSIYPHLDNETEKFNIATSLSMR; from the coding sequence ATGCAGAAAAAAAAGGCCATATCAGTGGGTATCGAAACCAATTCTCATTTCCTGCGTGCGGTTAAGCTTGGCAGAAATGAGAAGAGTAAAACGCATACGATTCTGGGGATGGAAGAAATTCGGGGTGATTATTCAAATGACCAGAATTTAGTCGACTCCCTTAAAAAAGTCAAAGACAAACTCTCGATCAGCCCATTTGACAGGGTTATCACGTGCCTTGGCGGAAAAAAAACTTTTGTTTACCAGCTGAAATTCAGGCGTTTACCAGAAGAAGAGATGAAAAACGCATTGCGATTAGAAATTCGCAAAAGCCTTCCATTTGATATTTCTGCAGCTATAATTGATTACCTTATCTCAGGAGAGAGTAATCAGGCTGAAGATTATGACCAGGTGATTGTAACAGCAGTCACAAGCACTCTCCTAAACCGTCATTTAGGGGTTTTCAAAAGAGCAGGTATAAAGCCTGTGATAGTGGATCTTCTTCCACTTGCTGCAGCCAATTCCTTCTGGGAATCAAACAGGGGAATAACAGCCTCAGATTCTACTCAGGTAATGTTACATATTGGTCCGAAATTTACAAACATAATTATTGATGGTAACAAATCCAGCTTTTTCCATCGAACAGTTTACTTTGATGCAATCGAAGTTTTCGATGGTGATCAGAATACCTCAAACACTAACCTGTTTAAAAACAGTAAACTTCTCGATTTACGGGATGAAGTTATGCGAACACTTACCTTTTACAGTAATTCATTCAACCATTCAGATTTTTCAAGCATTCATCTTATGGGGGATTTTTCAAATAAGGATATGGCTGAGTTTTTTCTGAAGCATAGTAATATCCCTACAGAGGTAAACGATCTTGCTAGATCGATATATCCTCATCTTGATAATGAGACTGAAAAATTCAATATTGCGACTTCTCTGTCTATGAGGTAA